A window from Corythoichthys intestinalis isolate RoL2023-P3 chromosome 10, ASM3026506v1, whole genome shotgun sequence encodes these proteins:
- the LOC130923374 gene encoding phosphoglycerate mutase 1-like, whose amino-acid sequence MAVYKLVLIRHGESNWNQENRFCGWFDADLSETGEKEARRGGQALKDANFEFDICYTSVLKRAIRTLWLVLDAIDQMWLPVHRTWRLNERHYGGLTGLNKAETAAKHGEAQVKIWRRSFDVPPPPMGPEHDFDAVISKDRRYADLTEDQLPTCESLKDTIARALPFWNDEIAPQIKRGKRVLIAAHGNSLRGIVKHLEGMSDAAIMELNLPTGIPILYELDKNLKPVKPMQFLGDEETVRKAMEAVAAQGKAKK is encoded by the exons ATGGCCGTCTACAAATTGGTGCTAATTCGCCACGGCGAAAGCAACTGGAACCAGGAAAATCGCTTCTGTGGCTGGTTTGATGCCGATTTGAgcgagactggggagaaggaggcGAGGAGGGGTGGACAGGCCCTCAAAG ACGCCAACTTTGAGTTTGACATCTGCTACACGTCAGTGCTGAAGCGGGCCATCCGGACGCTGTGGCTGGTCTTGGACGCTATCGACCAAATGTGGCTGCCCGTGCATCGCACTTGGCGCCTCAACGAGCGCCACTACGGCGGCCTGACGGGCCTCAACAAGGCCGAGACGGCCGCCAAGCACGGTGAGGCGCAGGTCAAGATCTGGAGGCGCTCCTTCGACGTGCCGCCTCCACCCATGGGCCCCGAGCACGACTTTGATGCCGTCATCAGCAAG GATCGGCGCTACGCGGACCTGACCGAGGATCAGCTTCCCACCTGCGAGAGCCTCAAGGACACCATCGCTCGGGCGCTTCCCTTCTGGAACGACGAGATCGCCCCGCAAATTAAACGGGGCAAGAGAGTGCTCATTGCTGCGCACGGAAACAGCCTGAGGGGCATCGTCAAGCATCTGGAGG GAATGTCTGACGCGGCCATTATGGAACTCAACTTGCCCACCGGCATTCCCATCCTGTACGAGCTCGACAAGAACCTGAAGCCCGTCAAGCCCATGCAGTTCCTGGGAGACGAGGAGACCGTGCGCAAAGCCATGGAGGCCGTAGCCGCTCAAGGCAAGGCTAAGAAGTAA